A portion of the Magnolia sinica isolate HGM2019 chromosome 17, MsV1, whole genome shotgun sequence genome contains these proteins:
- the LOC131231241 gene encoding uncharacterized protein LOC131231241, giving the protein MDETHHPIQLPLLLPSKIKRSFSFLFFFFPTSILLLLILLLLACNGVSIFCLRLDSLVPTKPISSFPKSSSFLYAVEEQIPPALNKTHQSLQLSFAPSNASSSSRRLQKWPSSNRPVLKILQQTPRSRRFSARAKEFFGGSSSACSIRFFMTWISSLESFGRRELFAVESIFKSHPNACLLIISSSMDSTRGARLLRPFSSQGFRVSAISPDFASIFKDTGAEVWFNKLKNGNVNPGEVPLGQNLSNLLRLAVLYKFGGIYIDTDIIVMKSFSSLRNVIGAQTIDVETGNWSRLNNAVMVFDKKHPLLYKFIKEFTLTFDGNKWGHNGPYLVSRVVSRLERKPGFDFTVLRPTAFYPVVWSRIRSLFHGPRDKGHSKWAKGKLAQIRKESFAIHLWNRQSRRLKVEEGSVIGRVMLDCCIFCNSSLVSSL; this is encoded by the coding sequence ATGGATGAAACCCACCACCCCATTCAGCTCCCCCTTCTTCTTCCTTCCAAGATTAAGAGAtctttctccttccttttcttcttcttcccaaccTCCATTCTCCTACTTCTCATTCTCCTCCTCCTCGCCTGTAATGGCGTCAGCATCTTCTGCTTACGCCTCGACTCCCTCGTACCTACAAAACCCATTTCTTCTtttcccaaatcttcttctttcctGTACGCTGTCGAGGAACAAATTCCACCCGCCTTAAACAAAACCCACCAAAGCTTGCAGCTTTCCTTTGCTCCTTCGAATGCCTCTTCTTCATCTCGCAGGCTGCAGAAATGGCCCAGCAGTAACAGACCCGTGTTGAAGATTCTGCAGCAGACCCCACGGTCGAGGCGGTTTTCTGCCAGAGCCAAGGAATTCTTTGGTGGTTCTTCTTCGGCTTGCAGCATCCGTTTCTTCATGACTTGGATTTCTTCGTTGGAATCATTTGGTCGCCGGGAATTATTTGCAGTTGAAAGCATCTTCAAATCGCACCCAAATGCGTGTTTGCTCATAATTtcaagctccatggattcgacgCGAGGTGCCCGTCTCTTGAGGCCCTTCTCATCACAGGGCTTCCGGGTCTCTGCAATTTCGCCTGATTTCGCCTCCATTTTCAAGGACACTGGTGCAGAAGTGTGGTTCAATAAGCTGAAGAACGGGAACGTCAATCCTGGTGAGGTTCCCCTCGGCCAGAACCTCTCCAATCTTCTCCGCCTTGCTGTGTTATATAAATTCGGTGGAATTTATATCGACACCGATATTATAGTCATGAAGAGCTTCTCTAGCCTGAGAAATGTGATAGGAGCACAGACCATCGATGTCGAGACAGGAAATTGGAGTCGGTTGAATAATGCCGTGATGGTCTTCGACAAGAAGCATCCCCTTctttacaaattcatcaaagaattcACCCTCACATTCGACGGGAACAAGTGGGGCCACAATGGTCCTTATCTGGTCTCTAGGGTCGTCTCGAGGCTGGAAAGAAAGCCTGGTTTTGATTTCACTGTCTTGCGACCGACAGCGTTTTATCCAGTTGTTTGGAGTAGGATTCGGAGCCTCTTTCATGGGCCCAGGGACAAAGGCCATTCAAAATGGGCAAAGGGAAAGCTCGCGCAAATTCGCAAAGAGAGCTTTGCAATTCACCTGTGGAACCGACAGAGTCGAAGGCTCAAGGTCGAAGAAGGGAGTGTCATAGGTCGTGTAATGTTGGATTGCTGCATCTTCTGCAATTCGTCGTTGGTGTCTTCTTTGTAA
- the LOC131231138 gene encoding uncharacterized protein LOC131231138 isoform X3 yields MEKIQHRHVEIRGLKHHVAEIGTGSVVVVFLHGFPEIWYSWRHQMIAVADAGFRAITPDCRGYGLSEQPPELEKASFMDLVEDLVAMLDLFGIQKAFLVAKDFGAITASLFAVIHPERLLGFIKLGVPFLIPGPEAIRQDLLPEGFYVSRWQEPGRAEADFGRFDVKTVVRNIYILFSKSEIPIAEEDQEIMDLVDPSTPLPPWFTDDDLTAYATLYEKSRFRFPLQVPYRTLKEELSMRDPKVEVPALLIMGEKDYVLKLPGMEDYIKSGKVKDQVPDLEITFIPEGSHFVQEQFPDQVNQLTISFLSKYSTAGK; encoded by the exons ATGGAGAAGATACAGCACAGGCACGTTGAGATAAGAGGTCTCAAGCATCATGTCGCCGAGATAGGAACTG GTTCTGTGGTGGTGGTTTTCTTGCATGGATTCCCTGAGATATGGTACTCGTGGAGGCACCAGATGATTGCAGTTGCTGATGCTGGATTTCGGGCCATCACTCCTGATTGCAGAGGCTACGGACTCTCCGAACAGCCTCCCGAACTGGAAAAAGCATCTTTCATGGACCTTGTTGAAGATCTTGTCGCCATGCTTGATTTGTTTGGCATCCAAAAG GCTTTCCTTGTCGCGAAGGATTTTGGAGCTATAACCGCTTCCCTATTCGCTGTTATTCATCCGGAAAGGCTGTTGGGATTCATAAAATTAGGCGTACCATTTCTCATTCCTGGTCCCGAGGCAATACGCCAAGATCTCCTCCCTGAAGGCTTCTATGTATCGAGGTGGCAG GAGCCTGGAAGAGCTGAAGCAGATTTTGGGCGGTTCGATGTCAAGACTGTAGTGCGTAATATTTACATTCTGTTCTCCAAAAGCGAAATCCCGATAGCTGAGGAAGATCAGGAGATCATGGACCTAGTCGATCCATCCACTCCTTTACCGCCCTGGTTCACGGACGATGATCTGACTGCCTATGCAACATTATATGAGAAATCCAGATTCCGTTTCCCATTGCAAGTGCCATATAG GACGCTGAAGGAAGAACTGAGTATGAGAGACCCCAAAGTTGAAGTTCCTGCGCTGCTGATCATGGGTGAGAAGGACTATGTCCTCAAACTCCCAGGAATGGAGGACTACATAAAGAGCGGAAAGGTGAAGGACCAGGTCCCAGATTTGGAGATCACATTCATTCCTGAAGGATCACATTTTGTTCAGGAACAGTTCCCAGACCAGGTGAACCAGCTCACCATCAGCTTCCTCAGCAAGTACTCTACTGCAGGAAAGTGA
- the LOC131231138 gene encoding uncharacterized protein LOC131231138 isoform X4, which translates to MELIQHRHVEIRGLKHHVAEIGTGSVVVVFLHGFPEIWYSWRHQMIAVADAGFRAITPDCRGYGLSEQPPELEKASFMDLVEDLVAMLDLFGIQKEPGRAEADFGRFDVKTVVRNIYILFSKSEIPIAEEDQEIMDLVDPSTPLPPWFTDDDLTAYATLYEKSRFRFPLQVPYRTLKEELSMRDPKVEVPALLIMGEKDYVLKLPGMEDYIKSGKVKDQVPDLEITFIPEGSHFVQEQFPDQVNQLTISFLSKYSTAGK; encoded by the exons ATGGAGCTGATACAGCACAGGCACGTCGAGATAAGAGGCCTCAAGCATCATGTCGCCGAAATAGGAACGG GTTCTGTGGTGGTGGTTTTCTTGCATGGATTCCCTGAGATATGGTACTCGTGGAGGCACCAGATGATTGCAGTTGCTGATGCTGGATTTCGGGCCATCACTCCTGATTGCAGAGGCTACGGACTCTCCGAACAGCCTCCCGAACTGGAAAAAGCATCTTTCATGGACCTTGTTGAAGATCTTGTCGCCATGCTTGATTTGTTTGGCATCCAAAAG GAGCCTGGAAGAGCTGAAGCAGATTTTGGGCGGTTCGATGTCAAGACTGTAGTGCGTAATATTTACATTCTGTTCTCCAAAAGCGAAATCCCGATAGCTGAGGAAGATCAGGAGATCATGGACCTAGTCGATCCATCCACTCCTTTACCGCCCTGGTTCACGGACGATGATCTGACTGCCTATGCAACATTATATGAGAAATCCAGATTCCGTTTCCCATTGCAAGTGCCATATAG GACGCTGAAGGAAGAACTGAGTATGAGAGACCCCAAAGTTGAAGTTCCTGCGCTGCTGATCATGGGTGAGAAGGACTATGTCCTCAAACTCCCAGGAATGGAGGACTACATAAAGAGCGGAAAGGTGAAGGACCAGGTCCCAGATTTGGAGATCACATTCATTCCTGAAGGATCACATTTTGTTCAGGAACAGTTCCCAGACCAGGTGAACCAGCTCACCATCAGCTTCCTCAGCAAGTACTCTACTGCAGGAAAGTGA
- the LOC131231138 gene encoding uncharacterized protein LOC131231138 isoform X2, with product MELIQHRHVEIRGLKHHVAEIGTGSVVVVFLHGFPEIWYSWRHQMIAVADAGFRAITPDCRGYGLSEQPPELEKASFMDLVEDLVAMLDLFGIQKAFLVAKDFGAITASLFAVIHPERLLGFIKLGVPFLIPGPEAIRQDLLPEGFYVSRWQEPGRAEADFGRFDVKTVVRNIYILFSKSEIPIAEEDQEIMDLVDPSTPLPPWFTDDDLTAYATLYEKSRFRFPLQVPYRTLKEELSMRDPKVEVPALLIMGEKDYVLKLPGMEDYIKSGKVKDQVPDLEITFIPEGSHFVQEQFPDQVNQLTISFLSKYSTAGK from the exons ATGGAGCTGATACAGCACAGGCACGTCGAGATAAGAGGCCTCAAGCATCATGTCGCCGAAATAGGAACGG GTTCTGTGGTGGTGGTTTTCTTGCATGGATTCCCTGAGATATGGTACTCGTGGAGGCACCAGATGATTGCAGTTGCTGATGCTGGATTTCGGGCCATCACTCCTGATTGCAGAGGCTACGGACTCTCCGAACAGCCTCCCGAACTGGAAAAAGCATCTTTCATGGACCTTGTTGAAGATCTTGTCGCCATGCTTGATTTGTTTGGCATCCAAAAG GCTTTCCTTGTCGCGAAGGATTTTGGAGCTATAACCGCTTCCCTATTCGCTGTTATTCATCCGGAAAGGCTGTTGGGATTCATAAAATTAGGCGTACCATTTCTCATTCCTGGTCCCGAGGCAATACGCCAAGATCTCCTCCCTGAAGGCTTCTATGTATCGAGGTGGCAG GAGCCTGGAAGAGCTGAAGCAGATTTTGGGCGGTTCGATGTCAAGACTGTAGTGCGTAATATTTACATTCTGTTCTCCAAAAGCGAAATCCCGATAGCTGAGGAAGATCAGGAGATCATGGACCTAGTCGATCCATCCACTCCTTTACCGCCCTGGTTCACGGACGATGATCTGACTGCCTATGCAACATTATATGAGAAATCCAGATTCCGTTTCCCATTGCAAGTGCCATATAG GACGCTGAAGGAAGAACTGAGTATGAGAGACCCCAAAGTTGAAGTTCCTGCGCTGCTGATCATGGGTGAGAAGGACTATGTCCTCAAACTCCCAGGAATGGAGGACTACATAAAGAGCGGAAAGGTGAAGGACCAGGTCCCAGATTTGGAGATCACATTCATTCCTGAAGGATCACATTTTGTTCAGGAACAGTTCCCAGACCAGGTGAACCAGCTCACCATCAGCTTCCTCAGCAAGTACTCTACTGCAGGAAAGTGA
- the LOC131231138 gene encoding uncharacterized protein LOC131231138 isoform X1: MEKIQHRHVEIRGLKHHVAEIGTGSVAVVFLHGFPEIWYSWRHQMIAVADAGFRAIAPDCRGYGLSEQPPEPEKASFVDLVEDIVALLDLFGIPKVFIVAADFGVVTSSLFAVLHPERLLGFITLGVAFFIPGLQEVPQDLVPEGFYISRWQEPGRAEADFGRFDVKTVVRNIYILFSRSEVPVARKDQEIMDLVDPSTPLPPWFTEDDLTVYATLYEKSGFRYPLQVPYRTLKVKLDIKDPKTLAPALLIMGEKDIVLKFPGMEDFIKRGKVKENVPNLEMTFIPEGSHFIQEQFPEKVNKLIISFLNKHSTAGK, encoded by the exons ATGGAGAAGATACAGCACAGGCACGTTGAGATAAGAGGTCTCAAGCATCATGTCGCCGAGATAGGAACTG GTTCTGTGGCGGTGGTTTTCTTGCATGGGTTCCCTGAGATATGGTACTCGTGGAGACACCAGATGATCGCGGTCGCTGATGCTGGATTCCGGGCCATTGCTCCTGATTGCAGAGGCTACGGACTCTCCGAACAGCCTCCCGAACCTGAAAAAGCATCTTTCGTGGACCTTGTTGAAGATATCGTAGCATTGCTTGATTTGTTTGGCATCCCAAAG GTTTTCATTGTCGCAGCGGATTTTGGAGTTGTAACCAGTTCACTATTTGCTGTCCTTCATCCCGAAAGGTTGTTGGGATTCATAACATTAGGCGTGGCATTCTTCATTCCCGGTCTACAAGAAGTCCCACAAGATCTCGTCCCTGAAGGCTTCTACATATCGAGGTGGCAG GAGCCTGGGAGAGCGGAAGCGGATTTTGGACGGTTCGATGTCAAGACTGTAGTGCGTAACATTTACATTCTCTTCTCTAGAAGCGAAGTCCCGGTGGCTAGGAAAGATCAAGAGATCATGGACCTAGTTGATCCATCCACTCCTTTACCACCCTGGTTCACGGAAGATGATCTAACAGTCTATGCAACCTTATATGAGAAATCCGGATTCCGTTATCCATTGCAAGTGCCATATAG GACGCTGAAGGTAAAACTGGATATAAAAGACCCCAAAACTCTAGCTCCTGCACTGCTTATCATGGGTGAGAAGGACATTGTACTCAAATTCCCAGGAATGGAAGACTTCATAAAGAGAGGTAAGGTGAAGGAGAATGTCCCAAATTTGGAGATGACATTCATTCCTGAAGGATCACATTTCATTCAGGAACAGTTCCCAGAAAAGGTGAACAAGCTCATCATCAGCTTCCTCAACAAGCACTCTACTGCAGGAAAGTGA